From Alteromonas sp. RKMC-009, one genomic window encodes:
- a CDS encoding CHAT domain-containing protein, with the protein MRFSTRNSFIAGMLRRAGLAAPVFFVFATSVFASSSAPHTLCGEPAGWAALNQVYEQDGVFFQCTGLSASALNVNDVKQASLLALLAKFDTGYVQQGLSLPDDLADQIGAQSVSINDPYYHEWLIRNLLIKLENMAYRETASLAAEAISRDVFAGSAYENTVRLIYLQSTFSIDQYDKVKQICTSPDLLASVKNNQQEAVFYGFCGFNDVLSEDSSIRESGYAQLQLGSARIMADTDPHLCAQINNGLASYFQSVADLPRTEQFLEEGIACLPAPENLQQQEMLDDLTNNLAWVYRHQGKLPEYLATLRESVYRHTYNLAPEKLIVSYANLGRAYMLVGDIEKSERYYQQVLQVSNAENFTTDFVDTLISLAGIAISKNDLASAQSWLDELAPLQHTRLQESRYEVLLARIRARLSPAEFDEDACVRALGHLTGQYSVTQRSQLMSDWLEVLLLVKRYGMAKTLIEDISQHRRMTLSVSLALANARMTLLKAGGGEHLPEIAGIFYDAFASITEASTRFSSNETGMSWLSQSRRLINNYLSAILPSDDERIIEEALFISERFSAIVFNRHRMALASQSYEKVDETLQSEWMLANAAMPDPQSSAVNDDKQFLKDKLWERVQLAGQQRELNDSEPVQTFSLDKIRQGLGNKRAILKIFALENKSCAYLISGPYIEQQCAFSPDALTAWISGRLTEYHGFETLYLLPEGPWRNSSFAALNDKTGTRYLGFEMGLVRILSLMDYQSAGDENSAAGNIVAFTNPSNPSPEYMSDSEAMQWRAGFPPLPWTARAADVLATSFPTVPLQVFTGDDATNESITSAAARDASLLHVGSHAWYSPESPETVGLVTATGDENEHQGYISYENLFSHVFHNRLVVISACETEMGKSYQGIGMRSLSHGFLYQGAGATISTLWKVPDRATAEFMQHFYVSLAGNGGDIADAMRNARVLLASKRRFRDPRYWGAFVFTVTGPDYEFLSLEH; encoded by the coding sequence ATGCGTTTTTCTACAAGGAATTCATTTATTGCAGGTATGCTCCGCAGAGCAGGCCTTGCAGCACCGGTCTTCTTTGTATTTGCGACGTCAGTTTTTGCTTCTTCTTCAGCTCCGCACACGTTGTGTGGGGAGCCTGCCGGATGGGCTGCGCTTAATCAGGTTTATGAGCAGGATGGTGTTTTCTTTCAATGTACCGGCCTTTCCGCGTCGGCATTAAACGTTAATGACGTTAAGCAGGCCTCTTTGTTGGCTTTGCTGGCTAAGTTTGATACCGGGTATGTTCAGCAAGGCCTGTCGCTGCCTGATGACTTAGCGGATCAAATCGGGGCGCAGTCTGTCAGTATTAATGACCCTTACTATCATGAGTGGTTGATAAGAAATCTGCTGATAAAACTGGAAAATATGGCCTACAGGGAAACAGCTTCGCTTGCGGCGGAAGCTATTTCAAGGGATGTTTTCGCCGGGTCTGCTTATGAAAACACAGTCAGGCTGATATACCTTCAAAGCACGTTTTCTATAGACCAATACGATAAAGTGAAGCAGATTTGTACTTCCCCGGATCTGCTGGCCAGCGTCAAAAATAATCAGCAGGAAGCTGTATTCTACGGGTTTTGTGGCTTTAATGATGTATTGTCTGAGGACTCGTCAATCAGAGAGTCCGGATACGCACAGTTGCAACTTGGTAGCGCGAGGATAATGGCTGATACCGATCCTCATCTTTGTGCACAAATAAATAATGGTCTGGCGAGTTATTTTCAGTCGGTGGCAGATTTACCCCGCACTGAACAGTTTCTGGAAGAGGGCATTGCCTGTTTACCAGCTCCGGAAAATTTGCAACAGCAGGAGATGCTGGACGATCTCACCAATAATCTGGCCTGGGTATACCGGCATCAGGGGAAGCTGCCTGAGTATCTTGCCACGCTCAGAGAGTCGGTTTACCGCCATACTTATAATCTGGCACCGGAAAAGCTTATCGTCAGCTATGCTAACCTGGGTCGGGCTTATATGCTGGTGGGAGATATTGAGAAATCTGAACGATATTATCAGCAGGTATTGCAGGTAAGTAATGCAGAAAACTTCACTACCGATTTCGTGGATACACTTATCTCTCTTGCCGGCATCGCGATTTCGAAGAATGATCTGGCATCCGCTCAAAGCTGGCTGGACGAACTGGCTCCTCTGCAGCACACCAGACTTCAGGAATCACGATACGAGGTTTTGTTGGCAAGAATAAGAGCAAGATTGTCGCCTGCAGAGTTTGACGAAGATGCCTGTGTAAGAGCATTAGGACATCTCACCGGCCAGTATTCTGTGACTCAACGTTCACAACTGATGAGTGACTGGCTGGAGGTGCTGTTACTGGTTAAGCGTTACGGGATGGCTAAAACTCTGATAGAAGACATCAGCCAGCATCGCCGGATGACATTGTCAGTGAGCCTGGCGCTTGCGAATGCCAGAATGACTCTGTTAAAGGCCGGTGGTGGCGAGCATCTTCCTGAAATCGCCGGAATTTTTTACGATGCATTCGCCAGTATTACGGAAGCTTCAACACGGTTCAGCAGTAATGAAACCGGGATGAGCTGGTTAAGTCAGTCCCGCAGACTGATCAACAATTACTTATCGGCCATTCTGCCTTCAGACGATGAGCGCATTATAGAGGAAGCTTTGTTTATCTCTGAAAGGTTCTCCGCGATCGTTTTCAACCGTCACAGAATGGCTCTGGCCAGCCAGAGTTATGAAAAAGTGGATGAGACATTGCAAAGCGAGTGGATGTTGGCAAACGCCGCTATGCCTGACCCCCAATCTTCAGCAGTTAATGATGATAAGCAATTTCTCAAAGATAAACTCTGGGAGCGTGTTCAACTGGCCGGTCAGCAAAGGGAGCTTAATGATAGTGAGCCTGTGCAGACATTCTCGTTAGATAAAATCCGTCAAGGTCTCGGAAATAAGCGGGCTATCCTGAAAATTTTTGCACTGGAGAATAAGAGTTGCGCCTATCTTATTTCAGGCCCTTACATAGAACAACAATGCGCATTCAGCCCGGATGCGCTGACTGCGTGGATAAGCGGCAGGCTGACGGAGTATCATGGCTTTGAAACCCTGTATTTACTGCCTGAAGGGCCGTGGAGAAATAGTTCTTTTGCCGCTTTGAATGATAAAACCGGAACCCGCTATCTGGGATTTGAAATGGGGCTCGTCAGGATCTTGTCTCTGATGGACTACCAGAGCGCCGGAGATGAAAACAGCGCCGCCGGTAATATTGTTGCTTTTACCAACCCCTCGAATCCGTCACCTGAATATATGTCTGATAGTGAGGCAATGCAGTGGCGCGCAGGGTTTCCTCCATTACCATGGACAGCGAGAGCAGCAGATGTACTGGCAACTTCCTTTCCTACAGTCCCCTTACAAGTGTTTACCGGTGATGATGCAACAAACGAAAGCATCACTTCCGCGGCTGCAAGAGATGCTTCCTTATTGCATGTAGGCAGTCATGCCTGGTATTCGCCGGAGTCGCCGGAAACCGTGGGGCTGGTTACTGCAACAGGCGATGAAAATGAACATCAGGGCTATATCTCCTATGAAAATCTGTTCTCTCATGTTTTTCACAACCGTTTGGTGGTTATCAGTGCCTGTGAAACGGAAATGGGCAAATCCTATCAGGGGATCGGGATGAGAAGTTTAAGCCACGGATTTCTCTATCAGGGGGCCGGAGCAACCATTTCAACGCTCTGGAAAGTGCCGGACCGGGCAACAGCTGAATTTATGCAACATTTCTATGTTTCTTTGGCCGGTAACGGAGGCGACATCGCGGATGCCATGCGAAATGCCAGGGTGCTGCTGGCGTCAAAGCGTCGATTCCGCGATCCGAGATATTGGGGGGCCTTTGTGTTTACTGTTACCGGTCCTGACTACGAATTCCTGTCATTAGAGCATTGA
- a CDS encoding O-antigen ligase family protein: MINRFVNRAALVLLGSLFVVFPWFHGLDLKWEQVLAAACISIFFALSVLSSSFHFKGSIRYVLIMFAAWLLYAALYLIPLPATVTDFLSPHMSHWYTLNGQENEVRLSVYYQASLIEWIKFLGIALLLPSVWLLCHSEERLHKLIIILVTGCTITALYSLLNFFSGGQFELVGNIPPWDLKWQDGIRGTFSYKNQYALYIAFGIALSAGVLADNIRGRRNRMVTVTLILTLIVLTLTLINTSSRGVIVALAGGSGLAGAMFLLRHKSLVKEWLSVKRIAAGAVMLLAAAVLFMQSSVYDRFAHQKMADNGRMHLRNTAISVISDHPVTGTGPGTYPYIQHVYKPMALGISKMSKRAHNDYLETMATTGIVGFLILAMPLGYMLWRIFRPVDCAFNGLLTGCRAAIATYLIQAAYDTNAGIYFLPLLFITVLTAAFVLCEKFAVPDSGIKADQCSNDRNS; the protein is encoded by the coding sequence ATGATAAACAGGTTTGTAAATCGCGCCGCTCTTGTATTACTGGGTAGTCTGTTTGTTGTTTTCCCCTGGTTTCACGGACTTGATTTAAAATGGGAGCAGGTGCTTGCCGCGGCTTGTATCAGTATTTTTTTTGCACTCTCCGTTCTCTCATCCTCATTCCATTTTAAAGGCAGCATCCGTTACGTTTTAATAATGTTCGCGGCATGGCTTTTATACGCAGCCTTGTATCTGATCCCGCTTCCCGCTACCGTCACTGACTTTTTGTCCCCGCACATGAGCCACTGGTACACGTTAAATGGCCAGGAAAATGAAGTACGGCTGTCTGTTTACTATCAGGCCAGTCTGATTGAATGGATAAAATTTCTCGGAATAGCACTACTTTTGCCTTCGGTATGGCTTCTCTGCCATTCAGAAGAGAGATTGCACAAACTAATTATTATTCTGGTGACCGGATGCACCATCACAGCACTGTATTCTTTGCTCAATTTCTTCAGTGGAGGTCAATTTGAACTGGTGGGTAACATTCCGCCATGGGATTTGAAGTGGCAAGACGGCATAAGAGGGACCTTCAGCTATAAAAACCAATATGCACTTTACATTGCTTTTGGTATTGCACTTTCTGCAGGTGTGCTGGCCGATAATATCAGGGGCCGCCGCAACCGAATGGTTACTGTAACGCTGATTCTGACTCTGATAGTGCTTACTCTTACCCTTATCAATACCAGCAGTCGTGGCGTTATTGTCGCCTTAGCCGGCGGATCAGGACTCGCCGGCGCGATGTTCCTGCTGCGTCATAAATCACTTGTAAAAGAATGGTTGTCTGTAAAGCGCATTGCTGCCGGTGCGGTAATGTTACTCGCAGCTGCTGTTCTTTTCATGCAGTCATCGGTATATGACCGTTTTGCTCACCAGAAAATGGCCGACAATGGCAGAATGCACCTCAGAAATACTGCTATCAGTGTTATCAGTGATCATCCGGTGACAGGCACAGGTCCCGGTACTTACCCTTATATTCAGCATGTCTACAAACCGATGGCACTGGGCATTTCTAAGATGTCTAAGCGGGCTCACAATGACTACCTCGAAACCATGGCGACAACAGGTATTGTGGGTTTCCTGATACTGGCGATGCCTTTGGGGTACATGCTCTGGCGGATTTTCAGGCCTGTAGATTGTGCTTTCAATGGCCTGCTGACAGGTTGCAGGGCAGCGATAGCGACTTATTTAATTCAGGCCGCTTATGATACTAATGCAGGAATATACTTCCTGCCTTTGCTGTTTATAACGGTACTGACAGCAGCATTCGTACTGTGCGAAAAGTTTGCCGTACCGGACTCCGGAATAAAAGCAGATCAATGCTCTAATGACAGGAATTCGTAG
- a CDS encoding undecaprenyl-phosphate glucose phosphotransferase produces the protein MGNGFVRNNINQFAVVYRFVDFLIIQLTLLAACNLYGVPIDVHYHLLGLIGSTTYLLSAELFWLYRSWRSGTSKELIFYTVVSWFVSTVVVLSYLFLSKTSDDYSRVALSAWVIVAPVFLCSWRMFMRAFLYHVRKKGFNSRSVGIIGMNENAVALANELKRNPHTGFRIDGIFDDRDTDRLAIPDGMKVEGSINDAIAAVRNGEFDQIFITLPMTANKRIEQILHQLGDTNAEVHFVPNFFMYNMVHSRLCNIGNLQTISVFDTPMRGATTAIKRAEDIFLATCILAVIAVPMLFIAAAVKLTSKGPVIFKQNRYGVDGKKIKVWKFRSMTVTEDGDKVTQATKGDARITKVGAFLRRTSLDELPQFINVLQGSMSVVGPRPHAVAHNEMYRKTVKYYMLRHRIKPGITGWAQVNGWRGETDTVEKMQMRVQYDLEYIRNWSLWLDFKIVIFTFFKGFVGKNVY, from the coding sequence ATGGGAAACGGCTTCGTTAGAAACAATATTAATCAATTTGCCGTAGTATACCGCTTTGTTGATTTTCTGATCATTCAGCTCACTTTACTGGCTGCATGTAATCTGTATGGTGTGCCCATTGACGTGCACTATCATTTGCTTGGCCTGATCGGAAGTACTACCTACCTGCTGTCTGCAGAACTGTTCTGGCTGTATCGTTCCTGGCGCTCAGGTACCTCTAAAGAACTGATTTTTTACACCGTTGTAAGCTGGTTTGTCAGTACTGTCGTGGTGCTTTCCTATCTCTTCCTGTCTAAAACGTCTGACGACTATTCCCGCGTTGCGTTGTCAGCATGGGTTATCGTTGCCCCTGTTTTCCTGTGCTCCTGGCGTATGTTTATGCGGGCATTTTTGTATCATGTGCGCAAGAAGGGCTTTAACAGCCGCTCTGTTGGCATTATTGGTATGAATGAGAATGCTGTTGCGCTGGCCAATGAGTTGAAACGTAACCCTCATACAGGTTTCAGGATTGACGGTATCTTTGATGATCGTGATACAGACCGTCTGGCTATTCCCGATGGTATGAAAGTAGAGGGCTCAATTAACGACGCTATTGCTGCGGTCAGAAATGGTGAGTTTGATCAAATCTTCATAACATTGCCGATGACAGCCAACAAACGCATTGAACAAATTCTGCATCAGTTAGGTGATACAAACGCTGAAGTTCACTTTGTTCCGAATTTCTTCATGTACAACATGGTGCATTCCCGTCTTTGTAATATTGGTAATTTACAAACAATCAGTGTGTTCGACACGCCCATGCGCGGAGCAACGACTGCGATTAAACGTGCTGAAGATATTTTCCTCGCAACGTGCATTCTGGCTGTCATTGCCGTCCCGATGCTATTTATCGCAGCGGCTGTGAAGCTGACATCTAAAGGTCCGGTCATTTTCAAACAGAACCGGTACGGGGTAGACGGGAAGAAAATTAAAGTATGGAAATTCCGTTCTATGACCGTTACTGAAGATGGTGATAAGGTCACTCAGGCAACCAAAGGCGACGCCCGGATTACCAAAGTCGGTGCATTTTTACGCCGCACCTCGTTGGATGAATTACCCCAGTTTATTAACGTTTTGCAGGGCTCAATGTCTGTTGTCGGTCCCCGTCCTCATGCTGTCGCGCACAATGAGATGTACCGCAAAACTGTTAAATATTACATGCTGCGTCACAGAATCAAGCCGGGTATCACGGGGTGGGCGCAGGTAAATGGCTGGCGTGGTGAAACAGACACCGTTGAAAAAATGCAAATGCGTGTGCAGTACGATCTGGAATATATTCGAAACTGGTCTTTGTGGCTCGACTTTAAAATTGTTATCTTTACTTTCTTTAAAGGCTTCGTGGGCAAAAACGTTTATTAA
- a CDS encoding ABC transporter ATP-binding protein: MAETALNLAIPYVVGKQSAAAVNSSFTSLNELTLYLAAWCVLFAVQSLLKFFSTYQLNVLGARLMANLSCRLYDHVQIMPMKYFQNTNKGDVLSLLTYDLGTVSYFVTSVLTTLLPNILVLVGSVIMMYLIEPLVAVLIITLVPLVYVVTKLVGRQIHPLSKQIVQKQADTLAIASENISTISLIKSFNREEAESSRYKSHTGEVLSLRTRQFRYQAMLPPLIQFLASVCIITIIGVCLLQFKAGKIDVSDIVSLLLYGMIFTRPVSALAGLYGQTMQMSGALSRLLAMHAQEREPTETGLAELAAERGEVRFDNVCFSYQDNADILSGISFTLKAGETALITGENGAGKSTLLHLLMRFFEPSRGQISIDGQDIFKVTTTSVRACIGHVSQDVVLCNGSILDNITYGVEKPEPDDIDKVCKLSGLTQIVAKMPAGMSTLVGEGGIRLSGGQRQRIALARALLKRPKILLFDEPTSMLDEGGRHRFKDEFEHLFKHYTVLMISHDPTIADVADRLFELQNRTLTELVVKE; the protein is encoded by the coding sequence ATGGCAGAAACTGCTCTCAATCTTGCTATTCCTTATGTTGTTGGTAAGCAGTCAGCCGCCGCGGTAAACAGCAGTTTCACTTCTTTAAACGAACTCACACTTTACCTTGCTGCATGGTGTGTGCTTTTCGCTGTTCAGTCACTTCTGAAATTCTTTTCTACTTATCAGTTGAATGTATTGGGGGCCAGATTAATGGCCAACCTTAGCTGCAGGTTATATGACCACGTGCAAATCATGCCTATGAAGTATTTTCAGAATACGAATAAGGGTGATGTGTTGTCGCTGCTTACCTATGATTTAGGAACAGTGAGTTATTTCGTTACCAGTGTTCTGACAACCTTACTCCCCAATATACTGGTGCTGGTGGGAAGTGTGATCATGATGTATCTGATTGAACCACTGGTCGCCGTGCTTATCATCACCCTTGTGCCTCTGGTTTATGTCGTGACCAAACTGGTTGGCAGGCAGATTCATCCTTTGTCCAAACAAATCGTCCAGAAGCAGGCCGATACTCTGGCGATTGCCAGTGAGAATATCAGCACAATTTCCCTGATAAAGTCGTTTAACCGCGAAGAGGCAGAGTCCAGCAGGTATAAATCTCATACAGGTGAAGTACTGTCATTAAGAACCAGACAATTTCGTTATCAGGCCATGCTGCCGCCGCTGATTCAGTTTCTCGCCTCAGTGTGTATTATCACAATTATCGGGGTATGTTTGTTGCAGTTTAAAGCGGGCAAGATTGATGTATCAGATATTGTCAGTTTGCTTCTTTACGGCATGATTTTTACACGGCCCGTAAGTGCGCTCGCCGGGTTATACGGACAGACGATGCAGATGAGTGGTGCTTTATCGCGGTTACTCGCTATGCACGCTCAGGAAAGGGAGCCTACAGAAACAGGGCTTGCTGAACTGGCTGCAGAAAGAGGTGAGGTGCGGTTCGACAATGTCTGTTTTTCCTATCAGGACAATGCAGATATATTGTCTGGTATTTCTTTTACATTAAAAGCCGGTGAAACGGCGTTGATAACGGGTGAGAACGGAGCAGGTAAATCTACCTTGTTGCACTTGCTCATGCGCTTCTTTGAGCCGTCCCGGGGGCAGATCAGCATTGACGGACAGGATATATTTAAAGTCACCACCACGTCAGTGCGCGCTTGTATAGGTCATGTCTCTCAGGATGTCGTATTATGCAATGGCAGTATTCTTGATAACATTACTTACGGTGTTGAGAAACCAGAACCGGATGATATCGACAAGGTATGCAAATTGTCCGGACTTACTCAGATTGTGGCGAAAATGCCGGCAGGAATGAGCACATTAGTCGGCGAGGGCGGTATCAGGCTATCTGGCGGGCAAAGGCAACGTATCGCTCTGGCCAGAGCATTACTGAAGCGGCCAAAAATCTTATTGTTCGACGAACCTACATCGATGCTGGATGAGGGAGGAAGGCACCGTTTTAAAGACGAATTTGAACATCTCTTTAAGCACTATACGGTATTGATGATTTCCCATGACCCTACAATTGCCGATGTGGCAGACCGGTTGTTTGAATTGCAAAACCGGACATTAACTGAATTGGTAGTAAAGGAATAA
- a CDS encoding PqqD family protein, with the protein MTAYKLKEDVLAQKVVDEMVILEPENGEYFTVNGVGTEMISLLEEGKDEDDVVSAMVSRFDVSEDEVRKDYAELVASLLEQGLIEKA; encoded by the coding sequence ATGACAGCTTATAAATTGAAAGAAGACGTCCTGGCTCAAAAAGTCGTCGATGAAATGGTGATCCTTGAGCCGGAGAACGGTGAATATTTTACAGTTAACGGTGTCGGCACCGAGATGATTTCACTACTTGAAGAGGGCAAAGATGAGGATGATGTGGTATCAGCAATGGTATCCCGTTTTGATGTATCTGAAGATGAAGTCAGGAAGGACTACGCTGAGCTTGTGGCTTCGCTCCTTGAACAGGGTCTGATTGAGAAAGCGTAA
- a CDS encoding lasso peptide biosynthesis B2 protein gives MMADAFFRLPSSHKKLFIKAWLMFLIWDWRISKQPYQKWKGHIFTPDQFQSTKTPVPESFISVIEKAGRHHIRKMNCLRRCLVTMSLLNDLQIYPGLHFGVRVTAGKTEAHCWLTHDGIIINDSHDVVSTYTELRTKKGSEQAFLSALT, from the coding sequence ATGATGGCAGATGCTTTCTTTCGATTACCGTCGAGCCATAAAAAGCTTTTTATTAAGGCGTGGCTGATGTTTCTGATATGGGACTGGCGTATTTCAAAACAGCCGTATCAAAAATGGAAAGGACATATTTTTACCCCGGATCAATTTCAAAGTACGAAAACGCCAGTTCCTGAATCGTTTATCTCTGTCATTGAGAAGGCGGGCAGGCATCATATCCGGAAAATGAATTGCCTGAGAAGGTGCCTGGTGACCATGTCATTACTCAACGACCTTCAAATTTATCCCGGGTTACATTTCGGGGTGAGAGTAACGGCAGGGAAAACGGAGGCCCACTGCTGGCTGACACATGACGGCATAATCATTAATGATAGTCATGATGTTGTCAGCACTTATACAGAATTGAGAACGAAAAAAGGAAGTGAACAGGCTTTTCTCAGCGCGTTGACCTAG
- a CDS encoding asparagine synthase-related protein, with product MKPFLFIYSHKSPGPLQSGGLESQFFTHCFVRNGRLSGFSNSGDTKLPVQADERTAEKLASINCPFFIQSENDAVIIGTDALSLTTLYFVSTPDFTVISNSAAHALDVSGLKPVLSDTAIAGWLAGQPVPQLSIYSGLQILPAGHYLRCSKDKVTSHQYWDIDPENRIRLTSDDEYATAFRELFTSVVEEYTGTTEVAGCQMSGGMDSTSVTSLVHQYQKQHKRRCIAVSHYYKHDPKSDETELIRDMREYLQLEEFHFQDVDKSRYRNFLSLYPPHFDHPGIVLSPRYRDELSDLKQMGISKLFTGNGGDEICWGHASAYTQRLREGEWGVLTEVYKACVETGMSFKSVARELFIKPFVPTAMLNMAKRLKGKTPGVLPLPAWLTDKSRLLANEAFGFHNPFDPVKEPASHARYFALKTTTTFNSVRSYDAIAAEFDIEVKHPFFDYRLAEFSFAVPPSQLIRGPYPKFVLRNAMSRHLPDSVCWRQTKTTFDHHFGNLVRENAGELRECLSHPYLSDRGLIDNKKVLKAFDDAVYNRHGGVHVDLLFVILTQRWIQAFHV from the coding sequence TTTCAAACAGTGGTGACACAAAATTACCCGTTCAGGCAGATGAGCGGACTGCAGAAAAGTTAGCATCTATAAACTGTCCGTTTTTTATACAGTCTGAAAATGATGCTGTTATCATCGGTACGGACGCGCTTTCTCTGACTACTCTGTACTTCGTGTCTACACCTGATTTCACCGTCATCAGTAACAGTGCTGCCCATGCGCTGGATGTATCCGGACTAAAGCCGGTACTTTCAGACACTGCCATAGCCGGATGGCTTGCCGGTCAGCCAGTCCCTCAGCTAAGTATTTATTCAGGGCTGCAGATATTGCCGGCAGGCCACTACCTGCGATGCAGTAAGGATAAGGTAACAAGTCATCAATATTGGGATATTGATCCGGAAAACCGGATCAGACTCACCAGTGATGATGAGTATGCAACTGCCTTTCGCGAGCTCTTTACTTCTGTGGTGGAAGAATACACTGGAACGACAGAAGTAGCGGGCTGCCAGATGAGCGGCGGGATGGACTCTACCTCGGTTACCTCTCTTGTACACCAGTATCAGAAGCAGCATAAACGCCGCTGTATTGCGGTTTCGCATTACTATAAGCACGATCCTAAATCAGATGAGACTGAATTGATCCGTGACATGCGCGAATATCTTCAGTTAGAAGAGTTTCATTTTCAGGATGTGGACAAATCACGATATCGTAATTTTCTAAGTCTTTACCCGCCACATTTTGATCATCCGGGTATTGTTCTGTCTCCCCGTTACCGGGATGAACTCTCAGATTTAAAGCAAATGGGTATCAGTAAACTGTTTACCGGAAACGGGGGCGACGAAATTTGCTGGGGTCATGCCAGTGCATACACCCAGCGTTTACGTGAAGGGGAATGGGGTGTTCTAACTGAAGTGTACAAAGCCTGCGTAGAAACTGGCATGTCTTTTAAATCTGTTGCCCGTGAACTCTTCATTAAACCTTTCGTACCCACTGCCATGTTGAATATGGCCAAACGTCTGAAAGGAAAAACACCCGGTGTGCTGCCACTGCCAGCCTGGTTGACAGACAAATCACGCCTGCTGGCCAACGAAGCTTTCGGGTTCCATAATCCCTTTGATCCTGTCAAAGAACCAGCCAGCCATGCCAGATACTTTGCGCTCAAAACAACTACCACGTTTAATTCTGTCAGATCCTACGATGCCATCGCTGCCGAGTTTGATATAGAGGTGAAGCATCCTTTCTTCGATTACCGGCTTGCTGAGTTTTCTTTCGCTGTGCCACCCTCGCAACTGATACGCGGGCCTTATCCCAAATTCGTTTTACGTAATGCGATGAGCCGCCACTTACCGGATTCAGTATGCTGGCGTCAAACGAAAACCACCTTTGATCATCATTTCGGCAATCTTGTCAGAGAAAATGCTGGTGAACTCCGGGAATGTTTGTCTCACCCGTATCTGAGCGATCGTGGACTGATTGACAATAAGAAAGTGCTTAAAGCTTTTGATGATGCGGTATATAACCGGCATGGCGGTGTGCATGTGGACCTGTTGTTTGTCATCCTCACCCAGCGCTGGATTCAGGCATTTCATGTCTAG